Genomic DNA from Frondihabitans sp. PAMC 28766:
AGCAAGTGGACCGTACCCAGGGCCGTAGACGCCTCAACGGCTTGGCAATCGCCGCGTTCTTTGTTTCCATTTTTGTCGGATGGCTAGGCGTCATTCTTGGTTTCGTGGCGCGTGCGCAAGTACGTCAAACGAGTGAGAGGGGTGCTGGGTGGGCGAGAGCCGCCATCATCATCGGATTCGTTGAGATCGGACTGTTCCTCCTCGGCGTCGTCCTCTTCGCCACGGTTGATGCCGGACCGCACAAGTGAACGTGTGGCGATAACGAGGGCCCGCAAGCCCGACGGCTATCGGACGCATGGAGAGGGTCCAGGAGGAGAATTCAGTAATGCGGGTCTTGAAAGTTGCCAATACGTCTGTGGCGGTTTCCTCGGAGCAAGAGAGCCGTTGGCCGGAGCTTGCGGCCGCATCACTCGAGGCGGTCAGCCAGGGGGTGCGTGAGGTACCAACCGTCTGGTTTAGGACCGACGAGGGTGTTGTGGGCTCCATTCCGGTGTCAGACTCCGCTGAGGTGGGCTTTGCCGATGAGGAGCACCCGGTCGGATTTCTAGGGGCAATCACGCATTTTGGTCCGGAGGCGGAACCAACTCACTAAGCAACGACCTTCGAGGCCGCGGAGGCCGGTCGAATTTGCCGGGCGTCTAGCGAGACGGGATCGGAGGCGCTGTGACGAGTTTGCTGTCAACGCCCGCCCGTGAGGCGAACGGCTTCCGATCGTCTACCGGAGACCGACTGGAAGAAGATCGCTACCTATGCTGGCGTTTCAAAGATGATTTCTCGGCCGTCTTCCTCGTCCCACTGCTCGCCGTTCTCGACGAACCCGTAGCTGTTGATGAGCGCGAGTGAGGCTGCGTTGTCTGGGCTGATGGTGGCGCGGACGGTCCGTACGTCCGGGTGGCGCTGGGCGACTGCGAGAAGAATTTCAAGAGCGTGTCGCGCATAGCCTCGGCGGCGGAACTCAGGGTCCACACGGTAGCCAAGCTCCACCATGCCAACCGCGTCTGGGGCACCGTGGAAGCCAGCCAAGCCGACAGGAACGGTGATGCTGGGATCGACGATCAGTCGAGTGACCCAGGCGGCATCAGAGGGGTGCTCTTTGATCTGCTTGCTTCTCATGCGCCACAACCCCGCGCAATCTGGTCCTGCGAGATACGGCGACACGTACTGCAATGCGAGCGACGCCGAGTCGCCCGCAGCCAGCCTGTGTAGGACACCTTCAGGCACAACGTCCAAGTGAATTTGCGACTGCTGAGGCCGGGGGTGATCCCACGGGAAGGTTGTAATTGTCATTGCCGGCAGCCTGACACAACGCCAGCGCGCGCGGCTGGCGATCCCTCCTCTTGCGTGCCGGCGACGTTCGCAGGGGAAGGGCTGGCGTGCAGGCACCAGCCTGTGGCCGTCCGCCGGAAAGTCGTGCTCTCGTCGGCTAGTGGCGTTCTTGAACAGCTGCTGCGAGCCACTCCCTATCGTCGACGTCGGCGCCGGATGACGTCAGCGATAGGGCGACATGACCGTCTTCTGAGTCCAGGGTCCATCGAGATGGATCCCTCAGGAGTTTCTCTGCGTCGACGTTCGCGAGGAGGAGAAACCGTTCCGTGAAGGAAGCGCGCACACGCCATTCCGCGCCGGGCAAATTCCATTTATTCGGAAGACTCGGAAGATATAACTCAATCCAGTTGCGGCGCAGCCAACTCGTCATGACGTCACTGCACTCACGTGCCGGCCAAGGTCCGTGAACGACATTCCCTGATGGAAGCAGGACGGTGCTTCCCGAAGGGAGCTCCCACAGCGCGGTCTCTTCGCGAACCGCAACTTGCATCTGCGCGACAAAATCGGAGTAGCTGTCTGGCATGCGCTCATCGTATGTTCTACGTCGGCGCGTGGTGCCCGCAAGCCGGACCCTAACCGTTCGCAAAGACAGGTCTTGTGGGTGACAGGCGTCAGTCGTATCCCGGTGGCATGAATGAGTTACTTGTGGGATACGCACGCGTGTCCACAGAAGAGCAAGACCTCACCGCCCAACGAAATGCCCTCGCCGCTTTCGGCGTCGGCGCTGACCGGATCTACGCCGACCAAGGCCTGACCGGCACCAACCGCGACCGACCCGATCTCCGCGAAGCGATGGCTGCCTGCCGCGCCGGCGATACGTTCGTCGTCACCAAACTCGACCGCCTCGCACGGTCGCTTCCAGATGCTCGCGACATCCTGGAAGAGCTGAGCATGAACGGTTCCGTTCACGACCCGAACGACGCCGTCGGCAGGCTGCTGTTCAACGTGCTCGCGATGGTGGCCGAGTTCGAAGCTGACCTGATCCGGATGCGGACCCGCGAGGGCATGAAGGTCGCTAAGGCGAAAAGACGCCTGCGGGGCAAGCAGCCGAAGCTGAAGCCGAACCAAATCAAGCACCTGTTGCTGCTCTACAACGAGGGGACCTACAACCAGACGGAACTCGCCGACCTGTTCAGCGTCTCAAGAACAACGGTCTACCGGACCATCGAACACGCCAAGCTCGCGTCCACGTCCACTCACTGATCCCGACTCGGGTGACGTCATGAAAGTGGCGCCGCCCCGCCCCTGACTGCCCACGGAGGCACAGCCTTCGTGCAAGTTCCCTTTCGTTGCAGCTTCCTATGCGACCCCCTGAGCCAGCCCTTGATTCACGGAGGTCGACTGATACCTTGCGGTTCATGTCTCTTCGAGGCCTTCTGGCTGCTTGGGTTCCTTCGACGGTGTCGGCAAAAGCTCATCTGCGACTAGTCGATGACGCAGTCAGTTGGGTTCGCGCTGCCGCTGACAGCGGCTTGGAGCTCATGTTCTTTCATCCGTCCCGCGACGACTGGGAACCGCCGACCAGGGCCGTTGCCTCTCTGGCCGATGACGCATCCCAACGAATGAACACATTCGACCGCTACCAAAGTCACGACGAGGGGCGGGCAGTCCTCGCCATCGTTGACAACTACACCGACTTCTCCATCGCACAGAACGCTGCACAGTGCTCGTATATGTCCGCCAAGTTCGGGTCTTTGGCACTCGTATCCCACGACCTTCTTGGCCTTGAAGGGTGGGCCCGCGCGACGGAGGCGCTTGACATGTCCACGGGGAGGAATTCCATGGACTCGTTCGCGGCCTCCCAGATCGAGTTGTTGCGAGACCTTGTCAGGGGTCTCGGGAGCCAATCTGCCGGGATGGGCCGAGACGCCGTCGAAAAGTCATTGCAACGGCTCAGGGAGCGAAACGACTTCGAACCCGGGATGGTCCAGGGATTCGCTATGGCTGACGGAGTGACGGGCAAACGCCTGGAGCACCTCGCCAGACTCCTGGATGGATAGGTCCGGCGCATTCGAGCAGCGAAGGTATCGATCGGCATGCCAGGAAACCTCCATCGGTCGCCGGGATCGCCGACCGCACGGGAACCTCTTATGGGACGGTTGAGTCACTGGAGCGGCGGTCTGTTCGAAACGTAGCGACCGATCGCGAGACCCGTCGTTGGTGCTCCAATCACGATGAGGACCGCCCCGATGATTCCGTGCCCGCTACCGACCAGCGCACCGCCGACTCCGACGACGACTAGGCCTATAACCGCCAGGAGCATCCAAGACCCACGCGTCATGCAACGAGTATGCGCCGGGGAAGGGTTACCCGACCAAGCAAATGCCCGGGTCGGAACGGCTTACGTGCGTTGGGCGCCGCGAATCCAAACTGTCTGGTTTATGAGCACGCTGCGCGTCCCGGGGGCGGAGTCATTGCTTGGTGCCAGAAATCTAGGCGCCCACTCCGGCCCGGGCTCACTCCGGCCGGGAAGTAAAGTGCTCAGCGTGAGTGATCTGCCAACGGTTCGGGACGTAAAGCTGGTCCTCCGGCATTTGCTTGAGCGGGCCGAGTTTCCGGGAGCCGCGCAATTTCTCGGGCAGGTGGACTTCATTGAGGGCGTGTCAGGCAAGATCGATTTTCTCGATTTGCACCTGTCGCCGTCTGCCCCCATGGCCCCCGGCTCGTCGAATCCACTGCCCACTGTCGGATACGTCGAGGATGCGGCCCACGAGTCCCTCGGCGAGATTCTGATTTGGGTGACTGGAGGCAAGATCCAGCGCCTCGAGTACGCCGAATACTTCCACCGATACGCGGCGTGGCCGACAGTCGCTCAGCTCTACATGGTGGGGTCGATACAGTCCGCTCGACCTTGGGCTGACACACCGCAATGAGGACGATGAGCGCGCGACCGCCCGGAATCCGAACCTCCACCGTGCCGTCTGTCTTGCGAGGCGAGCGTTTACCCCGCACGAAGCATTCGAACGGTCAGGTACGTCATCTGAAACGTCCTTTCGCGCACACGATCTTGCCGGAACTGCAAGGTGGATGCGGGCAGAAGCAGCCGCGCGTCCACACCCTGGTCGCGGCCAGACGTCTCGGCATCGCACAAGGGGGTCAGGACACCCGCACCCAGAATGATCCGAAGGTCACCCGCGACCCGGAGTCGACCTCGTAGCGCACTCCCGGCTCGAGAGTGAACGCCGAGCCGTCAGGGTAGATGAGGCGCGTGCCGTTGCCCGAGCCGGCGTCGGCGACCCAGAGCAGGCCGTCGAAGGGGCCGAAGGCGAAGTGGGTGCGCGAGATGGACTTCGCGTCGTCGACGACGGTGACGAGCCTCGCCTCCTGCGACCCGTCGAGCTGCTCGGCCAGCCTCTCGGCGGACGGGTTGCGGCCGACGACACCGTAGCCGGCGGTCTCGACGACCTGGCCGTCGCTGAAGGTCCAGGTGTGCGCGGCGGGCGGCGTGGGGCTCACGGGTGCCTTTCGGGGAGGTGCGGGCGGCGGCCACGAAGGCGGGTCGGTTGCAGCCGGGTCAGCAGAGACCGGGCG
This window encodes:
- a CDS encoding GNAT family N-acetyltransferase translates to MTITTFPWDHPRPQQSQIHLDVVPEGVLHRLAAGDSASLALQYVSPYLAGPDCAGLWRMRSKQIKEHPSDAAWVTRLIVDPSITVPVGLAGFHGAPDAVGMVELGYRVDPEFRRRGYARHALEILLAVAQRHPDVRTVRATISPDNAASLALINSYGFVENGEQWDEEDGREIIFETPA
- a CDS encoding FHA domain-containing protein; its protein translation is MSPTPPAAHTWTFSDGQVVETAGYGVVGRNPSAERLAEQLDGSQEARLVTVVDDAKSISRTHFAFGPFDGLLWVADAGSGNGTRLIYPDGSAFTLEPGVRYEVDSGSRVTFGSFWVRVS
- a CDS encoding DUF4190 domain-containing protein, giving the protein MDRTQGRRRLNGLAIAAFFVSIFVGWLGVILGFVARAQVRQTSERGAGWARAAIIIGFVEIGLFLLGVVLFATVDAGPHK
- a CDS encoding recombinase family protein: MNELLVGYARVSTEEQDLTAQRNALAAFGVGADRIYADQGLTGTNRDRPDLREAMAACRAGDTFVVTKLDRLARSLPDARDILEELSMNGSVHDPNDAVGRLLFNVLAMVAEFEADLIRMRTREGMKVAKAKRRLRGKQPKLKPNQIKHLLLLYNEGTYNQTELADLFSVSRTTVYRTIEHAKLASTSTH